The region GCACTCTCTGAATGTTCTGAGCTCCTGTTTTGATGCTGATGTTTGTGTAGCTATTCTCTCCAATGCTCAAGAcaaccaaaaaattaaaaaaaaatattgagagaCAATGCATCGTGTGTGTCGTGTACCCATCCGGGTCGATTCAAACCACCGGTACCGATGCTGCTTCTTGTCTTAGCGGCGAACGCCACTTTCCCCTTCTTCGTGCCAAATTAAACCGACGGCTGATTTGTTAATGAGATGAAAAGTATTTGGCCGCCGAGCGAGTGGGAGTGCAGTGGAGCTCCTGCAGTTGTTGTAAATGAGAAACCCAACGTCACCCCAGGGACCCAgatgatggatgatggataAACACTGATGCCGAGCAATTGTTGGAGAAAATAGTGGCCGCGCGGGGGGGAGAGGCTTTTATTTAtgatcttacaaaaaaaaaaaaacctcattagCACCTATTTGAAGGCTTGAAGTAATGAGCCTCATGCAGCCGTTTTCCAGCCTGACAAAGAACTCGGCGGAGATGTCGGTTGTAATAAAGAGCTCACCAAAAAGTCTCGCAGACGCAGATCCGGAATTCGGCCATTTTTGGTTTGTAGCACGAATTGCAAGGCGTGTACTTTGGATCAAGTGGCGCCGAAGGAATCTTGCCCTTAAACGAGCCCCGATCGGAAGCGGATGCGCGgcgcttttgtgtttttgtatttcttaGGGATCGTATCGGTCTGAGATCAAGGCGATCCGTGCACGCGGCGCGAAACAAAACGTCAATTAGAGGAGTTGATGGCGCCCGCTTAATTACCAGCGGCAAAGCCGACACATCGCGCCCGCTTAATGGAACACGGCGTCTGCGTGTAATTTGATGAAGTCTTCTGACTGGCTGTGAATTCAACCGCCTTGGCTGTTCTCCCTTTAGGAAACGGCGAACAGGGAAAACCTTTTCCCATATCCGAGGCCGACCAAGTGGACCTGGCCTACAGGGAGAACGGCTTCAACATCTACGTCAGCGACCGCATCTCGCTCAACCGCTCCCTTCCGGACATCCGCCACCCAAAGTAAGTCTTTTCACAACTTCACGGTGCTTTGCGAAAAGTGGCGGCGGGCATTAAGCGCTTCAAAACGCGCGCCCTTCATTGTGTGTCTGTCGGAGTCGCATCTGTGACGAGATGCGTGCTGAACCTGGTATCTATTGATATCATCCGTCTTAAAGCCGAAAGTCTTTGGAGACGTGTGTGTGACGTgccgttaactcattcacttttTTTACCGGGGCGCGGCTCTCCCTTTTTCCCCGCTGAATTCGATGCTGTTAGCCCTTTTCGCGCCGTCGCAAAGCTACCGTTTCCCCACTGAGTCCTTGTAAATCCATTTGTAAACATTTCCGACACGCTCTCAATCTCAAAAGCCCTTCCCTGGACGCTTAACCTTTTCCCGAAAAACAGATTCCAATTCCGCCTCGCCGCCATTTTCTCTCGAAGGGCCGCCGCGCCACGATAGCTGCGCTTACAAAACGCCGGCCAACTTCCACCAACAATTAACTGCAATTAATTGGTCCTGCCGTCTCGTCTGCCTTGTGCGTAGCTGCAAGCGGAAGCTGTACGCCGAGAAGCTGCCCAGCACCAGCATCATCATCCCGTTCCACAACGAGGGCTGGTCGTCGCTGCTGAGGACCGTCCACAGCGTCCTCAACCGCTCGCCTCCGCAGCTCATCGCCGAGGTCATCCTGGTGGACGACTTCAGCGACAAAGGTACGCTGATCTTGCCCAATGACAATACTGCGCTTTGTGTTTTGTGGCAGGGGCTGTAATCTcacaccaaaatatttttttgtgctatTATCGTCTCGTTTGGAGTCGCCTGCCAGTTTTTCACGAGCCCACATCAAATGCTAATTGGtgccatgctaattgctaattgcaatgctaatgctaattgcaAACGCGTGCTTTTCCAATGAAAAGCACGCGTTTGCAcaaatgagacttttttttctttttaaccaaaccaaaaacttttttttttaattgaaacataCACAATTGCTTTTGTCatgtactgttttaaaaaaaaatgcaattgtcaaatCTGATTGGACCTTTTGTCGCCGTCCAATGTGATGCTCCGATTTAGATTTTGGGGGTAACAAAGTTGACTAGTTTTtattggggggggtgggggggaatcgaGAAACTTGCGTTTCATtcctgacaattaaaaaaaaagaaaatggaggccAGGTGGGGCGCCGCAGCACCAGCGAGCTCCATTGTTGCGACTTGAACCCCCGCGGGCTGTCGGCTGTGATATTCCCTCTCGGGGCCGCTGGCCTTTGATTAGATTTCATTCCAACTGTAATTAAGCCTCAGATACCCAAGCGGAATGCAAGCTTCAATCGATGCTTCTCTGCGCATGAGAGACTGCCTGAGGAATGTCGGCGGTGGTGGCGGTTggcggggggtgcgggggggggtgtCGGAATGGAGGAGGAAGGCGGTATAAGGCTGAAGTGTTCCTGCGCGGAATGCCACACAAATCAATGTTCCTTTCTCGTCAAAGACTTCCCGCATAAATAGGCCGGCGCTGCCTGACGGAGGTGAAAAGTGTTTCATCGCGGAGGAGGAATCCACCGCGCGGCCACACGACACGGCAAACGCAACCAATAGGAGCCAATGcgcgaggaggtggaggaggaaaagCCGCGGCGCTCGCTTACTGGTGGCACCgactctccccccccaccccccccccccccacccccgagatTCCGCCTTGATTCGCAACATACTTGAACGTCGGCTTATATGAAAGGAAGTCGGAAAAATTGGCCAGCGGCCGCCTCGCCGCCAAGCCACTCGCTCTGCCAAACTCTCAGACAAAAGATAGAAATTGCCGCGCCTCTTCCACTTTGCAGACGGCGGCGGCGTTGGGGTCCGCATCTCgcctgttgccatggtgacctcCCCCGCCAACCGAGCACGGTGGCCCTTTAATGGAGTCGTCAAGTAGGTGCAGTCGCATTTGCACTCGCCTTATCACTTCAGTCAGGTGCTTTTctcggaagcccccccccctacccccccccaattttagTTTTACCTTGAATCCCCACGGCCAGCAAGTGAGACTTGACCGACTCTGATGTGGTTTTCCAGTCAATTTGCATGGGAGGTCGCGCTGGGGAATTTCACAAAGGGGAGtcatcttgcccccccccccccccccccaaaaaaaaaatatatatatacatatgaaaATGATTCCAGCCAGTATCTAAAACATGTTGCTGTTCGGAATCGATCACAGAATAGTAGCGGCAATctgcacaaaacatttttttttgcatgtctctAAAAGGTCAAAGAGGCATTCGAGAACGCACGTTTTGAGGCCTGCCAGGCGTCCGACCAACACATCTCAGCCTCAATTAGTGTCATGCGCCTCCCGTGCCGAGCGCGGCGAAAGCGACCGAGTCGTCCGCGTCGAGGGGAAGCGATCGGGCCATCAATCTGCCCGTGGCACGCCTCCGTCAGCTGAATAAAACACGCGCTTGGCTACGGGCGGCGATGAACGACGCGTGAAACGTATCCAAAAAGTTAACCTGGAAACCGCCAGAAAAGACGTGGAAGCTCCCACGACTTCCACGTCTGTGCGGCTTCAGCGACCGCACTTACTTGTCTTGTCTCCATATCTGACCGCTTTCCTTCTCTTGCTTTTCCTTCATGGCGGCGCAACTGCTGTTTGCAGGCAATTGAAAGCTTTCAACTGACAGCGCAAACCGCTAATTACGACCATCATTTCATCGAGGTACTGACCCGGACGGCATAGAAAGGCACGCTCTTCCTCAAGCGCTATAAATGTGACCCAATCATCATTTGATGAACTGATTTCCACCTCCAAGACGCTTTCATtaggagtgagtgtgtgtgtgtgtgtgtgtgtgtgtgttgcttagAGGCCGAGAAGGCTGCTATCAAGAGCCACTCAAACCAGCCCTCAGCCACACTGGCTGCGGTGATCGGAAATGATCATTCAGCGGCGGAACGACGGGCaaaacagctgcagcagcaaaaaaaaaaaaaaacaaaaaaaaaaaacgacaacaacgcgcatgtttattcatcagcctgtgCCAGAACatcgtgcgcgcgcgcgtgtgtgtggcttAGCTAACGCGCTAACGGCGCTCGACACAGTGCGACGGCAAAGGCGGGAGGTCGGCGCGTCACGCGACGTGACCAAAGCAGGATCATTGAGCGACAGCGCTTCAGGAGAGACGCCGATCGATCGGAATGTCTTTGCGGAGCGGGCGAGCTAATTTACGTGCGCGGGAAGCGACGCCTGCCGCGCAGCCCTCGACGCCGTCGTCGCCGGCTTCGGCGTTGACTTACAGCGGGTCGCTCTTATCTGAGCTGGCGCTCGTGATGTCACACAtgctaggccacgccccttacaGGCACTTGTTAACTAACACGGATACGTTGTATCGGGGAATTCAAGGGAGCGACTACAAGcaagacaaaaatgtatttcaatttttttttcctatttattcatttatttattatcatatttattattataaattatattatttttattaaataataattatttttttctattttttttttttcactccgtgCCCGCCCGCCTCCGACGTATCCTTTAATGGCGACACGCTCGTGACGAAATATTCCTTTCAACTGCGCTTGTATTTAGTCCGCATGCCTAAAAGGCTGCTTAGAAGCCTCcggaggtgctgctgttttggttatcaTGTCATCCAGACGATATTCCACTTGGCCGCTTCGACtcgatttcccccccaaatggaCTCGTCTACCTTGCGAGCGGCCGCCTTTCCCCCTTCCCTCTGCCATTCGAGACGCCTGGCAGGTCACCCGCCCGCCGCGTCCGGCCCGACCGGCTTTCTAATAGAGACTAATGTGTTTGCCGCCGTTTTCCGCGCGCTCATTAGCGTGATTAATCGTCTCCTTGTGTTGGGTAAACACCGAGCCGTATTCCAATTTATTTCCAAGGgaaaatgaaccaatcacaaTTAAAGGCGCCGATCTTGGCGGCCCCTCCCGCCCGCCCTTTCCAAAATCTCGTCTCATGAGAGAATTAATTTGCCACTCAGgctttaatgcttttttttttgttcctgctTTGATTTATagggcttgcttttttttttttaccctgccgAGCCCTCCTGTCCTTCATGGCAATGCCACTTTTTATAGCATGGAAGACTGCTGCCCAAAGTCCGACCCGAAGGcagtttttgctgaaaaaaatcattcactcccaaagactttTGTATTTAAAcgtcttggtccagaattggctggtactgaataagtTAAGGATGGCAATATGGCACGTTGAGCTCGCGCTGCGGCGTCCCACCTGGCCTCCAATTTTCTTTTCTACATTTGAATCTCAATTTGAGATCACACTCTACAAAAAATGACCGAAACCGGTCCCAAATGACCTCCATCCTTTCTTTCCTCTACCCGCAGAGCACTTGAAGGCAGCGTTGGAGGAGTACATGGAGCGCCTGCCCAAAGTGCGCATCCTGAGGACCAAGAAGAGGGAGGGTCTTATCCGGACCCGGCTGCTGGGCGCCAGCGCCGCCAAGGCCCAGGTCATCACCTTCCTGGACTCGCACTGCGAGGCCAACGTCAACTGGCTGCCGCCGCTACTCGGTGGGGAACTcttgaagaccccccccccccaaaaaaaaagctctttctTCCACCGTCGACAAATAGCGCAGATGATACTTACTCCGTCGCCTGTGCTTCGGCAGACCGAATCGCCCAGAACCGGAAGACCATCGTGTGCCCGATGATCGACGTGATCGACCACGACAACTTTGGCTACGAGACGCAAGCGGGCGACGCCATGCGCGGGGCCTTCGACTGGGAGATGTACTACAAGCGCATCCCCATCCCCGCCCGCCTGCAGAAGGACGACCCCAGCGAGCCCTTCGAGTGAGTGACGCGTTTCGTATGAAATTGAATGGGAAAACCGCCGGCGCTCGCGATAACCTTGCAAATGTGCTCTTTTGAGGCACTACttctggctttttttgggggggggtgatctgAAGCTGAAAATCAGACAGTGTGGCAGCTTCCGTTGCCCCGGCACAAACGTCGGACGCCGGCTGACAACAAGACAAGGTCACTCTGATAAAAACGTTGCCTTTTCTGTCCTCTTGGCGCCCGGGAAATAAGTCTcgagggggccggggggtgggggggggggggtggccgacattgcagcagcaggagCACAGTGCAGCCGCTGTCAGTAAGAGAAAAACGTCGACTTCTGTTTGACGCAATTTGTCCGCACATGGAAAGCACAAAAAAGAAATCTTCCGCTCACTCAATGAATATTTTGCATTTAGTGGACGTATTCCAAACCCTTAAACAGCCTTTATTTAAAAACGGACTTGAAAGCTAAACaccagcttgaaaaaaaaaaaagatttggaatGTACGCAGAAATTGCAGACGGAAATGTAAAAACCATACGTCTGGATTCGAAACTTAATTGCTCCGATAGCGAATGGAAATAATGACCACAGTCGTCATCGTGAACGCCGCGCTGTCAGCAGTCAGCCAAATCGAGTTACTACGAGCGCCGCGAGCGGGCTAATCGGAACGTCACTTTGTCATCAGCGcgcggggggaggaggggggggccgCGGGGACCCCGTCGGCCGATTGTCGGCGCCAGCTCGTGCCTTTAAATGAGCCTCCTCGGGGACCACTTTGGCCGGAGCGGAGTACGTGCCGGATGATGCCGATGCCCACCTGATGAAAGGCGCGTAACCATGGCAACCGCCTGCGGGGCTTTGAAGGATCTTCTGCCCGTCTGTGTTTACCGGGGGATGCGCACGATAACCAATCATGAACAACACAGAGACCAGCGAGTGCGAAGCttgacatttggctttttctgtTTGCGGAAACTCCATTCGGGCGAGCTCGCAATCGGAATTTGAAACCTAATTTGCGGTTTCAAATCCTCATCGAAGAATCCTATTCCAACTTGGAACGCAAACCCAGgtttcaaatgttaaaaattAGGAACGGGCGAGTCTTGATGGAAGGCATCGGGTGCCAGACGTGATTACTTCAGGTAAAATCGGAATCATTTAAAAATCTGACGTCATGCAAGTCCTCCTcggcagtagttggcgctatcCTGCACGGCGAGTCATCATGGCCGTCAGAATGAAATATCTTTTGTTCACAAATGAAGTGTGACATATCAAAAGCATTACAAGTATCGGTACTTGGTATCGGTGAGCACTCAAAAGAGTGAATAAGTCTGCCGAAAGCGGCTATCAAACATCCCGAACGCTAAAATGctaatttgaaatccaaacccTTCATTCAAGCACTTTGCTGCGCGATTTGAAATCAGGCGCCCAGGCGAAACGCGTCAATTTTTGCGAGGGGCGACCAAGGAAGTTTGCCTGACTTTGAAGTGAAGTCGCGGGAGCACCTGCTTGGCTCGTTTGTGCGTCTCGGGTGTTGCGGCGGGCCAAAACAATAGCGCGCCAGAGAACTTGCGCCGCTAACAAGGTGCGCGACTAGCGAAAGCTGCGGCGGGTTAATTGCTTCTTCAAAGCGGCTTCCTATCTGAATACGACAGtcgctccgcccccccccccccccccccccccccccccgtaaacAGCGCACTGGCACGCTCAACGCACATTTGTGTGTCGCAGGTCCCCGGTCATGGCGGGCGGGCTGTTCGCCGTGGACAGGAAGTGGTTCTGGGAGCTGGGAGGCTACGACGCGGGGCTGGAGATCTGGGGCGGCGAGCAGTACGAGATCTCTTTCAAGGTAAAATCCCAAGGCGACGCCTCCTCGACGTTAGAGTGATTATCGGCCGGTTCACAGTTAAAACCAAAACCCGCTTTGATCGCCTGGCCCAGGAAAGAATGAGTCACCAATTTGTCACCAAGCGCTAACGCGTGGCTAGCAGCGGCCGCGTAAGTCTTAAATCCGCCCGGCCCAGCGACATTCAATTTggcttgccctttttttttttatgaagatcCCCATCAGCCGATAGGCTTGGCGCTAACGTTCTCCTGAGGTGAGAAGATTAACAGACTCTCGCGCTAATCCCGACAAACCCCGCGACGCGGTCGCTGGCTCTACGTGCAGCCGCCACCGCTCTTTCATTTTTGCCTGCATGCCGGCGATGAGAACGCCGAGCCTTACACGCTCACACCGCCGGATAACATCACGACTTGAAGCCGGCCGGACAGGCGTGCAGAATACTCGCAATAGCATCCATCGGTACGCGAATGCCATGAATCCATTTCACTGCCCCAAAAACCactagcatattttttttctaacatgtTTTTGAATCAAAAATAGCACTCGGCTGTATTGTATTGGGCAGTAAAATCGTAATCGAGTAGAATTTAAGGAACTGCGCATCGTGATTCCATGCCTCACTGCCCATTGACATTGTGCTACTCCTTAAGTTGCGCGTGTCTtgtccaccagggggcagtgtaGTACTTGTGTCATGTGTGTTGAAATGGCCACTGCTGACGCTCAGTTCCATTAGCAcacttgtgacatttttttttttattgtgggtTAGCTTTCCGCTTGGGGACTTTTGGAAGGCAAAGTTCTgttcagtgttttatttttgctttgacgGTAAACCTCAACCGGAATTCGTTTTGAAGAGTTGTTCACGACGTTTGTAACGGCCCCTGAGGCTCGTCTCCACGGCAACCCAATGAAACGGTCATCTCTCGGCGGAGAAATAGTTTGCAACattgttgactttatttttttttttatttgattttttttcatcgcttgGTGGCGGCCGACATCGCTGTCCTCTGTCCCCACCCAAACGGACGCGTGCGCCTTTGCGGGCGAGGGCACGCGCGGGTGGCCGACAACTGGAGGCGATTGATGGCCGTTGGCGTCCTGCTGCCCAGCTGCCGTGctattgttcttatttttattgtgaGTCAAATAGCATAGGAAGTGATTGGACATCGCACATACTTGATGTTTTATTTAGACACGCAAGTCAACCAGATACTAGAGACCGAGTCCGCTTTCTGAGCCCAGAGTTTGTCTTCCAGCTACATCTTTTATTTATGcactagtgtgtgtgtatgcgtgtgtgtgtgtgtgtgtgtgtgtgtgtgtgtgcgtgtgtgtgcagtggCGTGCTAATGTTAACACAGCCACGGCGCAACTGCTCAGGCTGAAATCCCATTTGCACCCTGGCTTGGAAACTCTCATTCAAAATCCAAATGATAACTTGAAATCCAAACCCCCAAACCGTGACCAGAAACCATAAACCAGACTTGAATCCCAAACTATTGCCTGAAACCTTTGCATAGATGGGAACGCTGAAATTTAAAACGACCAAATTCAAATCACGACCCGGGCTAGATTCGCTTAGGCGAAACCCTAATTTCCGTCTTCAGCTGAAATCACCACCCCGGTGCGAAACCCCAAACACATACTCGAAACTGAAACCCGAGCCCGGACCTAAAATCTTAACCCAGGTTTGAAAAGCAAATATCCTTCCCTGGCACGTCCTTCTTCCGACATCCAGGCTTGCGACTCAAATCTGAAATGCAACCCCTTGGCTTGAAAGcgtcatttgaaaccctaatccaggACTGAACCCAGAAACTGAAATCCCCAAACATCCGTTAACAAGCCAGATGCTCTCTCTGCAGTTGTGGATGTGCGGCGGGCGCATGGAGGACATCCCGTGCTCCAGGGTGGGGCACATCTACAGGAAGTACGTCCCCTACAAGGTCCCCGGCGGGATCAGCTTAGCCAAAGTAAGGCTTGGCGGCGCGCGCACGTTTCGCCGGACAAAGCCGCGCAACCGGCCCCCTTTTGGCCTCCTCTCCCAGAACCTGAAGCGCGTGGCCGAGGTGTGGATGGACGAGTACGCCGAGTACGTGTACCGGCGGCGGCCCGAGTACCGCCACCTGTCGGCTGGCGACATGACGGCGCAGAAGGAGCTGCGCAGCCGCCTGGCGTGCAACGACTTCAAGTGGTTCATGAGCCAGGTGGCCTGGGATCTACCCGAACACTACCCGCCCGTGgagccccccgccgccgcctggGGCGAGGTAAACGGTTTGATGCGTTGACGCCTATCCCGCGCGTAAACGACACGATAAGCTAATACGAGGCTTGTCGTTGCCCGTATTACAAAGACAGAGAACCGTCCTCACTGTAGCATTTCTTCCGCTGACTGACTTGGCGCGTTCGGTGGTCCGCAGATCCGCAACGTGGGCAGCGGCATGTGCATGGAGGTCAAACACTTTGTGTCGGGCAGCCCCGTGCGCTTGGAGAACTGCGCCAAAAGCCGCGGCGACGTGGCCCGGAGTCACGGGCAGGTGGGCTCCCGGCGCCGACGCGTCTCTGCTCCGAATCACTTTAGCCGCCGCCGCTTGCCACGTTGGCTTTCGCCGCGCAGGTGCTGACGCTGGGTTGGCGCCAGGACATTCGCCTGGGCGACCCGGTGCACACCAGGAAGGTTTGCCTCGACGCCGTCTCCCACAAAAGCTTCGTCACCCTCTACGACTGCCACGGCATGAAGGGGAACCAGCTGTGGCGCTACCGCAAGGTGCGCGACCGGCAGAACTGCCGTCGTGAGGAACAAGCGCCTACTTATGCACTTTGtcttcattgattgattgattgattgacatgAACGTTCAGGATAAGAGCTTGTACCACCCGGTGAGCAACAGCTGCGTGGACGGCAGCCCCGGCGAGCGCCGCGTCTTCATGAACTCGTGCGACCCGTCTTTGCTCAGTCAGCAGTGGCTCTTCGAGAGGACCAACGCCACCGTGCTGGAGCGCTTCAACCGGGGCGGCGATTGACGACGCCCTCGCAAGGTGCGTCGGCAATACCTCGTCGAGCGAACCCCCGTCGATCtcgctggggagggggggctttcAGACCCGCCCACGGTTTACCGTACAACTTGTATTATTTGGCAGAATCAAAGTCgcctagcttcatgctaacaagaACGGAAAGGAGCGTCGAGGTTTAGGGAATGACGGAGAAAAGCGcgcgtacaaaaaaaagtgggctCGGGACGGATCCCCTACGAGAAAGCCTTGCCGCGGCTCAAATTGTTGATGCGGCGATGTGATCGTCTTCCCCGATCTTTGTGCAGATTAAGAAAACGTCGGCCGAATAACGAGCCGTTTGTCCGACAGTCGTGGAAAAGGCGCGGCCAGGGGGCTCCCCGGACCAGCAGACGACCATTTGACCGCGAGCGCTTGAGACCAGGAAGAAGGTACGACACCGGCCCagaaagacattttcaaaagtaaaaaaaaatgaatgaatgacccgTATTGTGTCATCCCATTAGCATAAAATAATTCAACGCGTaataaacaacccccccccctttcttttttttttttgttttccgtccaacttgttaaaatgtaattattagCTTTAAAAATGAGCAGGGagggcccccgcgcggtcccaAATGCCGGCAATTAACGGCGGCGTCTGTTCCCAGGTGGTCCCGGAGCGGGGCGGCCGGTCCCCGAAGACCCTTCCGAAGACGTTGGCTCTCTTTTCAAGCTCCCGCCCAaatgtttggagaaaaaaaaaaaaactctgcggGATTAGAACGGAAGCTCTTCTTCAGTCGCCGCCTTTGAACTCTCTGGGCCGAGTTTCTCCGAGAAAGACGCGTGGATGGGGACGCGTGGATGGGGACGCTTGCTCTTGCATCGAGGCGAAAAGCTCTCGGAGTGAGACTGAAGCAAGTTGGAGAGGTGCAAAAGAAAGACTCGGCCATGCCGATCGCGTGCCGATCGTCAAGAGCGGGCAAATAGAAAAAATGAGCAGAAAATGGAGCATTTTACGGCGGGCGTGAAAGGGGCTACCGGCTCTGATACTACCTTCAAAGCTGTCACATTCCAACCCACACGCGGAAGAAATTAAAGCCACTCTGGATGTCATCTTGTCTCTGTTGCAGCTTTACTACGACCGTCGGAGGCGGCAAAATTGCCCAGTCGGCTTTGTAGCTCCGACGGAGAACCAGGAGAAATACGAGCATGCGAGCAGATGCCGATCGCCCAAGACGAGGTCTCCGAACTAAAACGGCGGCTGCTTTCACCCACAAACGTCCGCCTGCCTTCATACCATTGCGGAGGCAAGCACGCAATCGTTTGCACGAATACGCCGGTTGACGCCAAGGTACAATCGTACATTTTAACCTGCGCCACCTTTTGGTAGATTTACGGCAGTCTTGTTTCCGCCATGCGGGATTCACAGCCGGTGTGTTTTGTACCAAAAAAGTTCTTTGATCCCAATTTCATGATCCAGTTGCTAACTTGGAACGTGGAATAACTTTGCTCCACGAGACAAATGCCATTTGATCGGATTTTCCACGCCAGCGGGCCCATGCGGTTTTCTTTCGGAGACCTGACCAAATCGCTCCATTTCCATGACGATCAACGATAAATCTCGACAGCGGGAGGATTTCTTTGCGTCCTCCACCTGAGCTCCCAACAAGCTAACCCGCTAACCTGCTAACC is a window of Hippocampus zosterae strain Florida chromosome 16, ASM2543408v3, whole genome shotgun sequence DNA encoding:
- the LOC127587763 gene encoding polypeptide N-acetylgalactosaminyltransferase 10-like isoform X1, whose protein sequence is MRRKEKRLLQFAGLLIAALLFLPNVGLWSLYRDRVFDRSAANAADGPGGGQQTQGLNQMRKVGHIGQDGVRRTDWHDYDAIRRDAVRVGNGEQGKPFPISEADQVDLAYRENGFNIYVSDRISLNRSLPDIRHPNCKRKLYAEKLPSTSIIIPFHNEGWSSLLRTVHSVLNRSPPQLIAEVILVDDFSDKEHLKAALEEYMERLPKVRILRTKKREGLIRTRLLGASAAKAQVITFLDSHCEANVNWLPPLLDRIAQNRKTIVCPMIDVIDHDNFGYETQAGDAMRGAFDWEMYYKRIPIPARLQKDDPSEPFESPVMAGGLFAVDRKWFWELGGYDAGLEIWGGEQYEISFKLWMCGGRMEDIPCSRVGHIYRKYVPYKVPGGISLAKNLKRVAEVWMDEYAEYVYRRRPEYRHLSAGDMTAQKELRSRLACNDFKWFMSQVAWDLPEHYPPVEPPAAAWGEIRNVGSGMCMEVKHFVSGSPVRLENCAKSRGDVARSHGQVLTLGWRQDIRLGDPVHTRKVCLDAVSHKSFVTLYDCHGMKGNQLWRYRKDKSLYHPVSNSCVDGSPGERRVFMNSCDPSLLSQQWLFERTNATVLERFNRGGD
- the LOC127587763 gene encoding uncharacterized protein LOC127587763 isoform X2; the encoded protein is MSTLVSVKVGCGGEGGARRENRSQPDSRGLFTSARPLPPRSFGLFFFSRSDEAEGEEAAAVRGAAHCGSPLPPQRRPVVLVPGPGVRQIGGQRGGRTRRRPADAGAQPDEEGRPYWARRRATDRLARLRCHTKGRRSSWKRRTGKTFSHIRGRPSGPGLQGERLQHLRQRPHLAQPLPSGHPPPKLQAEAVRREAAQHQHHHPVPQRGLVVAAEDRPQRPQPLASAAHRRGHPGGRLQRQRALEGSVGGVHGAPAQSAHPEDQEEGGSYPDPAAGRQRRQGPGHHLPGLALRGQRQLAAAATRPNRPEPEDHRVPDDRRDRPRQLWLRDASGRRHARGLRLGDVLQAHPHPRPPAEGRPQRALRVPGHGGRAVRRGQEVVLGAGRLRRGAGDLGRRAVRDLFQVVDVRRAHGGHPVLQGGAHLQEVRPLQGPRRDQLSQKPEARGRGVDGRVRRVRVPAAARVPPPVGWRHDGAEGAAQPPGVQRLQVVHEPGGLGSTRTLPARGAPRRRLGRDPQRGQRHVHGGQTLCVGQPRALGELRQKPRRRGPESRAGADAGLAPGHSPGRPGAHQEGLPRRRLPQKLRHPLRLPRHEGEPAVALPQG